In Chamaesiphon minutus PCC 6605, a genomic segment contains:
- a CDS encoding ISL3 family transposase, which yields MRVESQRQYEGIGIILQVEAIKKESKCHRCGTKSSSLHQNNRYIVKDLPWGEQQVHLEINRRQFKCKKCQKPFSEQLEFVKGRRTYTSRLAKKILAEALEGDIQSVARTGVMTTAEIERIIEDAAAELNGEKPTDLRKLGIDEIAMVKGQGKYCAVLVDIERGKLLAIIESRKSEEIEKILKGWGTEVLERIEEVSIDLWKGYKSLAIEVMPNAQVVADRFHVTAQINSELDKLRKQEKRAIEAKLKSAKTLEQKNEYTRQLAVIKSSKYALLKNEKELREEKEQEKLKQVREEFANIRAAHLLKEKWREIMEKTTSWMRGLLKIRHWLVRAKQHLPNSCGTISRWLTEIVAYFDERTTSGVVEGINNKIKLIKRTAYGFTNFNNFRNRCLLTWRFNY from the coding sequence ATGCGAGTAGAGTCGCAGCGACAATATGAAGGAATAGGCATCATCTTACAGGTAGAAGCAATAAAGAAAGAAAGCAAATGCCATAGATGCGGAACGAAGAGTAGTAGCTTACATCAGAATAATAGATACATAGTAAAAGATTTGCCGTGGGGAGAGCAGCAAGTTCACCTAGAAATAAACAGAAGACAATTTAAATGTAAAAAATGTCAAAAACCATTTAGCGAACAACTAGAATTTGTTAAAGGCAGAAGAACATATACTTCAAGACTAGCTAAAAAAATCCTAGCAGAAGCACTAGAAGGAGATATTCAGAGCGTAGCTAGAACAGGAGTAATGACGACAGCAGAAATAGAGAGAATAATTGAAGACGCAGCAGCAGAGCTAAACGGAGAAAAGCCAACGGATTTAAGAAAACTGGGAATAGATGAAATAGCAATGGTAAAAGGACAAGGAAAATATTGTGCAGTATTAGTAGATATAGAGCGAGGAAAATTATTAGCAATAATCGAAAGCAGAAAGAGTGAAGAAATAGAGAAAATCCTGAAAGGATGGGGGACAGAGGTACTGGAAAGGATCGAAGAAGTCAGCATAGACTTATGGAAAGGGTATAAAAGCTTAGCGATAGAAGTGATGCCTAATGCTCAAGTAGTAGCAGACAGATTTCATGTAACAGCGCAAATAAATAGTGAGTTAGATAAGCTGAGAAAACAAGAAAAAAGAGCGATAGAGGCTAAACTTAAATCCGCAAAGACATTAGAGCAAAAGAATGAATACACTCGGCAATTGGCAGTAATAAAATCGAGTAAATATGCGCTGCTAAAAAATGAAAAAGAGTTAAGAGAGGAGAAAGAACAAGAGAAGCTCAAGCAGGTTAGAGAAGAATTTGCCAACATTAGGGCAGCACATCTACTCAAAGAAAAATGGAGAGAGATAATGGAAAAAACAACATCGTGGATGAGAGGACTATTGAAAATTAGACATTGGCTGGTAAGAGCCAAGCAGCATTTGCCAAATAGTTGTGGCACAATCTCGCGATGGTTAACAGAGATAGTTGCTTACTTTGATGAGCGAACTACTAGTGGTGTAGTTGAGGGAATTAATAATAAGATTAAGCTCATCAAGCGTACTGCTTATGGCTTCACTAATTTCAACAACTTCCGAAACAGATGCTTGCTAACTTGGAGATTCAATTATTGA
- a CDS encoding four-helix bundle copper-binding protein produces MLLNHEKYQSSFDKAMACAVECEHCAEACIGQPEMVKCARMCLDTADSCRMLATFMVRGSYFIAPLAKACAEICETCASECDSHDMDHCQKCAQACRSAAEVYRQIAGVVMADA; encoded by the coding sequence ATGCTTCTAAATCACGAGAAATATCAATCGAGCTTCGATAAAGCTATGGCCTGTGCAGTGGAATGTGAGCATTGTGCTGAAGCCTGTATAGGTCAGCCCGAAATGGTGAAATGTGCTCGTATGTGCCTAGATACCGCCGATAGCTGCCGGATGTTAGCGACCTTTATGGTGCGAGGATCTTACTTTATTGCTCCCTTAGCTAAGGCCTGCGCCGAGATTTGTGAAACTTGTGCCAGCGAATGCGACAGCCACGATATGGATCACTGTCAAAAGTGTGCTCAAGCTTGTCGCAGTGCGGCTGAAGTCTATCGCCAGATTGCTGGTGTTGTTATGGCTGATGCTTAA
- a CDS encoding heavy-metal-associated domain-containing protein, with protein MNNKVVFNVKGMSCGGCVNSIESTTRALVGVASSHVDFSTGKAMIEYDDTKTTSAAIQQAIKNIGYEATPTDRTMTDRQSNQPPTKGCCS; from the coding sequence ATGAATAATAAAGTTGTATTTAATGTAAAAGGAATGAGTTGTGGAGGTTGTGTTAATAGTATTGAATCTACAACCCGCGCTCTAGTTGGTGTTGCTAGTAGCCATGTCGATTTTTCCACGGGGAAAGCGATGATTGAATATGATGATACCAAAACTACTTCTGCGGCTATCCAACAAGCTATTAAGAATATTGGATATGAGGCAACCCCGACCGATCGAACCATGACCGATCGACAATCCAATCAACCACCCACAAAGGGTTGTTGCTCATAG
- a CDS encoding DUF5676 family membrane protein, with product MTRSTHHVEESHVRNNFGMKLNERSLFLATAVTTGIVFLLCSLVVTLAPRPSWAFFGYILHTNLTGIAQTLTWGSFITGLLVWSLGTGLYAAVVARLHNRL from the coding sequence ATGACCCGTAGCACTCATCACGTTGAAGAGAGCCATGTTCGCAATAATTTTGGCATGAAGCTGAATGAGCGATCGCTTTTTCTGGCCACAGCCGTTACAACTGGAATTGTTTTTCTCCTCTGTAGCTTGGTTGTGACTCTAGCACCACGACCAAGCTGGGCGTTCTTCGGTTATATCCTCCATACAAATTTAACTGGCATTGCCCAAACTTTGACTTGGGGAAGCTTTATTACAGGTCTTCTCGTTTGGTCGCTCGGTACGGGTCTGTATGCTGCTGTAGTGGCTCGACTCCACAACAGACTGTAG